The genomic interval CCATTTGCGACAACGTCTAGTCAAACTCGACAACCCACGTAGTCCCGTAAATATTAGTGAAGTAGTCTAATTACTGGCTCCTTCcgtaataatcttatttttcgtttttcgtaTTTatcgtttgaccattcgtcttatttaaattatttttgtgattaatatttttattatgactggataataaaatatgaatagtattttatacgtgactaattttcttaggtttttatacaaaattttcaaataagacgaatggtcaaacgttggaaaaaaaacaaaaaataaggttattatagGACTGAGGTGTACataataaatttcagattacaACTACAaacgtgagacaaatcttttactccctctctcccataaaaaaccaacttgaccatccatcttatttgaaaatttttttaagaagttttaaaaaaattactcacaCATAAATaatgttcatgttttatcatctaataaaaataaaattattaatcgtaaattttttaataaacgaATAGTCAtgcattatatctaaaaactgaaaaattgatttgttttattaatccGTCGTTAGTACCTGATACTGTAGCACCTATgtctaatcatgcactaatttgactcaaaagattcatctcacgatttccctcgtgattgtgtaattagttttaatatccatctatatttaatgctcacgatttcatgtgttttgaaaaagtttactaaacagggcctaattTAAAACAGTCTGTTAATGCTCAACCAATTATCCTCTGCATCTTACGATCAAGCTACATCGcagttttttttggcaataaagTGTAAACTGAGTaaacaggaaaagaaaaggtactTTATCAACAAGCTAACTAGTGATTGTTACAAAAGGCCCGGAGAAATTAAAGGACAATTTGAAGCTAGCTTTGTCGCCCCCCATACAAAAAGGATATGATCAACAAAttgaaagaaacaaatcaGCGGCAAGATGAACCCGATTGAAACGCCATCACCATGTACTATACTACTCCTATATCCACAAGATTGACCACAAGCTCCTCGAACTGTGGGGATCGATTAATTTTTCTTCATGGGTTCAAGATGAGCCCCCCACACTTGCACCTCCAGCTCAACGGCTTGTAGTTGGAGTGGTCATCGTAGGAATCAGGCGTGGCGCCCCTTCCACCACCGGCAGCAGCCGCAGCTCtgtcgccatggccggcgagcttcttcttcttcctcctggcATCGCCGCCTCTCTTCTTCTGCAGCTCCTGCGGGCTTATGGGCACCTGCACCGCCTCGCAGTGGCCGCACGACCTGCACCTCCCCTCGCAGCTCGGCGGCCTCGAGCCTATCACGCCCCTGATCCCGGCAACGCCCTTCTCCTGCAACCAAACAACAAGCAGCACCATTATCAGCAGCGAGCTCGACCAAACCAATCTTTTGCTAAGTGAAGCTCAGTACGTCTAACAGCCCATGGCGTCTACGTCTCACTCTGACAGTAGCGAGTGAGAGCGTATACTGACCTCGGTGAAGGCGGCAGCTCTGGCATGGACgacggaggaggcgaggaggaggaggatggcgagCAGAAGCAGAGAGAGATGGCCCATTTCGACGACCAATAACCCAAGTTACGTTGAGCTCAGCCAAGCCGCCCGCCGTCTCGTCCGGTCCGTCCGTCCCAGTCGTCGGGATGATGGgcttgacgacgacgacgagggctgcggcggcggcggcagaaagagaaagagagagagcgaaCGTGCGGGCGTTTTATGCGCGCGCTTGTGAGGTCGGCCTGGCGGATTCTCGCGGGAAGAAGAcaccggagagagagagagagactctccgctgctgctgctgctgctgccgcctgaTGGaatgctttgctttgctctcCCTTTTGTCATGTCAGCTTGCTTTCGGTGTGCAGAGACGGTACAGCGTGTGTACGTATCTCTTCCCGTGTGTAACTGTGCACAAATGTACTCTGCTACTattccataataattttatttttattttttcgtgttcaacgtttaaccattcgccttatt from Oryza brachyantha chromosome 3, ObraRS2, whole genome shotgun sequence carries:
- the LOC102714364 gene encoding EPIDERMAL PATTERNING FACTOR-like protein 2, giving the protein MGHLSLLLLAILLLLASSVVHARAAAFTEEKGVAGIRGVIGSRPPSCEGRCRSCGHCEAVQVPISPQELQKKRGGDARRKKKKLAGHGDRAAAAAGGGRGATPDSYDDHSNYKPLSWRCKCGGLILNP